One Bombina bombina isolate aBomBom1 unplaced genomic scaffold, aBomBom1.pri scaffold_973, whole genome shotgun sequence DNA segment encodes these proteins:
- the LOC128643664 gene encoding mitochondrial potassium channel ATP-binding subunit, with the protein MLTHLLQCGLRRCPPRARFGGLDIRLSTLSRPPTSSSLRLYVRLRDALLRPSRFSNRPFSKGRILALLVGPASACAGGRVVLCQLEHSNHPMITAEKAIPEPEFNWSEFWKLLRPQLLALMTAVILSFGAAVLNIQIPLILGELVNVVSRFTREHAGNYLREVQGPAMRLLCLYGVQVGAVGYSGRE; encoded by the exons ATGCTCACACATCTTCTGCAGTGTGGTCTCCGCCGCTGCCCGCCTAGAGCACG GTTTGGAGGCCTTGATATCCGCCTGTCCACTCTCTCTCGGCCCCCAACTTCCTCCTCATTGCGTTTGTACGTACGACTGCGAGATGCCTTGCTCCGTCCATCACGTTTCTCTAACAGACCCTTTTCCAAGGGCAGGATACTGGCCCTGCTGGTTGGTCCTGCCTCTGCGTGTGCGGGAGGGAGGGTCGTGCTGTGCCAACTGGAACATAGTAACCACCCCATGATCACAGCTGAGAAGGCCATACCAGAGCCAGAATTCAACTGGAGCGAGTTCTGGAAGCTCCTGCGGCCCCAGTTGTTGGCCCTGATGACTGCTGTGATT CTCTCGTTTGGTGCCGCGGTACTGAACATACAGATTCCACTGATCCTGGGCGAGTTGGTAAACGTGGTGTCCCGCTTTACCAGAGAGCATGCTGGGAACTATCTGCGTGAAGTGCAGGGCCCTGCTATGCGGCTGCTTTGTCTGTACGGAGTACAGGTAGGTGCTGTGGGTTACAGCGGAAGAGAATAG